In one window of Azoarcus olearius DNA:
- a CDS encoding BREX protein BrxB domain-containing protein, translated as MSSKVAKLVGAYREHISVPWAGGLAAIQRVIFAVYDKTDELRLRAHIDEFRLATLEAGHEWLLLDVTNAFPEWMAAQEYRDAYFECPEDLTGYQAGEITEFVHGLVERIKATMAAEATPNTVVALMGVGSLFGLARVSSVVEGIKDAVSGRLVVFFPGEYHPENHAYRLLDARDGWNYLAVPLLAKEA; from the coding sequence ATGAGTAGCAAGGTTGCGAAACTGGTTGGTGCTTATCGGGAGCACATTTCTGTGCCGTGGGCAGGTGGCCTGGCGGCCATTCAGCGCGTCATCTTCGCGGTGTATGACAAGACCGATGAACTGCGGCTGCGCGCGCACATCGACGAATTCCGTCTGGCCACGCTCGAGGCCGGTCACGAATGGCTGCTTCTGGATGTCACCAACGCCTTCCCTGAGTGGATGGCGGCTCAGGAGTACCGTGACGCCTACTTCGAGTGTCCCGAGGACCTCACTGGCTATCAGGCCGGTGAAATCACTGAGTTCGTCCATGGCCTCGTCGAGCGCATCAAAGCGACCATGGCCGCCGAGGCGACGCCGAACACGGTGGTGGCCCTGATGGGCGTCGGCAGCCTCTTCGGACTGGCGCGCGTCTCATCGGTCGTCGAAGGCATCAAGGACGCGGTGAGTGGGCGACTGGTCGTGTTCTTCCCCGGCGAGTACCACCCGGAGAACCACGCCTACCGGCTGCTCGACGCGCGCGACGGCTGGAATTACCTCGCTGTCCCGCTGCTGGCCAAGGAAGCCTGA
- a CDS encoding DNA methyltransferase: MSALAKPLRTQLENTVKSARDIAETAARAALQQLAVGEGRLPDYLNDAQRALRRRLRAHGRSLGDAKHGDDTQELRRLVWEVAYEHWHRMLFARFLAENGLLLWEPGAAVSLQDCREMVDHHPEMAMGARSEWELAGKLAARMLPQVFKPQHPVFELVFAPEHQRELERLLAALPPEVFQASDSLGWVYQFWQARRKDEVNASEVKIGADELPAVTQLFTEPYMVDFLLHNSLGAWWLTRHPATPCPVPLTYLRRLEDGTPAAGRFEGWPDTLADFKLLDPCCGSGHFLVAAFLMLVPMRIVAEHLSAREAVDAVLRDNLHGLELDPRCVEIAVFALALAAWRFPDETGQPLGVRADMPAPNIACCGLKVAARAADWMALVPDEVPNAAYLRQELRLLHDSFSQAPLLGSLLDPARSLKSDLATPSFATLRALLERALSTERPATLWGEGNEVQDEAWDHALTARGLLDAARLLDARYHLVVTNVPYLARINQSADIKAFCDMHYADAVQDLANVFLERCLELTCAKFGVVQCVLPVNWLFLAKYEDHRRKLLLEHTWLMLAKLGPKAFETISGEVVKVALLSIREERQLQEQEFLAIEASSSETPALKARVLAEGQLIGLTQRAQLGNADSRVLLESPNSDHPTIESLGSINPGISPGDTAYVRFGFWEVVTRDSSGWHFMQSAPEFDSDNGASFICRDWEEFHLDKLSGFRLRGKGAWRRPGVLVSKMGVIQARPYLGRLFDANCAVISPFNGALSSALLAFCRSDEYLRELKKIDEKKDVAIASMIKVGFDKSKWQAVAQEGRWWDVATVPNHQASEWTFHGHPQPATDPLQVAVARLLGYRWPAETDADMELADEARQWIAHTDKLAAHADDDGIVCLPAVRGEKPAHERLLALLIDAWETVTPGSWKASTLDRLLLDADCAGKSLEVWLREKFFEQHAKRFQHRPFIWHVWDGLKDGFGALVNYHKLDARNLERLIHTYLGDWLRIQEAGVASGLDGAPQRLAAAQALKKKLEAILEGEAPYDIFVRWKPLAEQPIGWNPDLNDGVRLNIRPWMTAGVLRHNKKPKLNIAWDKDRGKDVESAPWFHKFNGDRINDHHLTLAQKRAARATAT; encoded by the coding sequence ATGTCAGCTCTCGCAAAACCCCTCCGCACCCAGCTCGAAAACACCGTCAAATCCGCCCGCGACATCGCCGAGACCGCCGCCCGTGCCGCCCTGCAGCAGCTCGCGGTGGGCGAAGGCAGGCTGCCGGACTACCTGAACGACGCCCAGCGCGCCTTGCGCCGCCGCCTGCGCGCCCACGGCCGCAGCCTGGGCGATGCCAAGCACGGCGACGACACCCAGGAACTGCGCCGGCTGGTGTGGGAGGTGGCCTACGAGCACTGGCACCGCATGTTGTTCGCCCGCTTCCTCGCCGAAAACGGCCTGCTGTTGTGGGAGCCGGGTGCGGCAGTGTCGCTGCAGGACTGCCGCGAGATGGTCGACCACCACCCCGAGATGGCGATGGGCGCGCGCAGCGAGTGGGAACTGGCTGGCAAGCTCGCCGCGCGCATGCTGCCGCAGGTCTTCAAGCCGCAGCATCCGGTGTTCGAGCTGGTGTTCGCGCCCGAGCATCAGCGCGAGCTGGAACGCCTGCTCGCCGCGCTACCGCCCGAGGTCTTCCAGGCCAGCGACAGCCTGGGCTGGGTGTATCAGTTCTGGCAGGCGCGGCGCAAGGACGAGGTCAACGCCTCCGAAGTGAAGATTGGCGCGGACGAGCTGCCCGCCGTCACCCAGCTGTTCACCGAGCCCTACATGGTGGACTTCCTGCTCCACAACTCGCTCGGCGCCTGGTGGCTCACCCGCCACCCGGCCACGCCGTGCCCGGTGCCGCTCACCTATCTGCGCAGGCTGGAGGATGGCACGCCGGCGGCGGGTCGCTTCGAGGGCTGGCCCGATACCCTAGCCGACTTCAAGCTGCTCGACCCCTGCTGCGGCTCGGGGCATTTTTTGGTGGCGGCTTTCCTGATGCTGGTGCCGATGCGCATCGTGGCGGAACACCTCTCCGCCCGCGAGGCGGTGGATGCGGTGCTGCGCGACAACCTGCATGGCCTGGAGCTGGACCCGCGCTGCGTGGAAATTGCGGTGTTCGCGCTGGCGCTCGCCGCCTGGCGCTTCCCGGACGAAACCGGCCAGCCGCTGGGCGTGCGCGCGGACATGCCCGCGCCCAACATCGCCTGCTGCGGGCTGAAGGTGGCCGCACGGGCGGCGGACTGGATGGCGCTGGTCCCCGACGAAGTGCCCAACGCCGCCTACCTGCGCCAGGAGCTGCGCCTGCTGCACGACAGCTTCTCGCAGGCGCCGCTGCTGGGCAGCCTGCTCGACCCGGCGCGCAGCCTGAAGAGCGACCTCGCCACCCCCAGCTTCGCCACCCTGCGCGCGCTGCTGGAGCGGGCGCTGTCCACCGAGCGCCCGGCCACGCTGTGGGGCGAGGGCAACGAGGTGCAGGACGAAGCCTGGGACCACGCCCTGACCGCCCGCGGCCTGCTCGATGCGGCGCGGCTGCTGGATGCGCGTTACCACCTGGTGGTGACCAACGTGCCGTACCTAGCACGTATCAACCAGTCGGCGGACATTAAGGCGTTCTGCGACATGCACTATGCGGACGCGGTACAAGACTTGGCAAATGTATTTCTTGAAAGATGTCTCGAGCTAACGTGTGCAAAGTTTGGAGTAGTTCAATGCGTCCTACCAGTAAACTGGTTATTCCTTGCAAAGTATGAAGACCATCGAAGGAAGCTGCTGCTTGAACACACTTGGCTCATGCTGGCCAAGCTTGGTCCCAAGGCCTTTGAGACCATTTCTGGCGAAGTTGTAAAGGTCGCTCTTTTATCAATACGCGAAGAGCGGCAGCTCCAGGAGCAAGAATTTTTGGCCATTGAGGCGAGCAGCTCGGAAACGCCCGCATTGAAGGCCAGAGTTCTGGCCGAGGGGCAACTAATTGGTCTGACTCAGCGAGCACAGCTGGGAAATGCGGATAGTCGCGTCCTACTCGAAAGCCCGAATAGCGACCATCCAACTATCGAGTCGCTTGGCTCAATCAATCCAGGCATTTCTCCCGGCGATACAGCCTACGTCCGCTTTGGCTTCTGGGAGGTGGTGACGCGAGACTCAAGTGGATGGCATTTTATGCAGTCCGCCCCTGAATTTGATTCGGACAATGGAGCGAGCTTCATTTGCCGAGATTGGGAAGAATTTCATCTCGACAAACTAAGTGGCTTTCGGCTTCGTGGCAAAGGTGCGTGGCGGCGGCCGGGTGTTTTGGTTTCCAAGATGGGTGTTATTCAAGCTCGCCCCTATCTGGGACGCTTATTTGACGCCAATTGCGCTGTAATATCGCCGTTTAATGGTGCTCTCTCATCAGCGCTTCTCGCTTTTTGCCGCTCTGACGAATACCTGCGCGAACTAAAGAAGATTGATGAAAAGAAGGATGTGGCAATCGCATCCATGATAAAGGTTGGTTTCGACAAGTCCAAATGGCAAGCAGTGGCTCAAGAAGGCAGATGGTGGGACGTTGCGACAGTTCCGAATCACCAAGCTAGCGAATGGACATTTCATGGCCACCCGCAGCCCGCTACCGACCCGCTGCAAGTCGCTGTCGCCCGCCTGCTCGGCTACCGCTGGCCGGCCGAGACCGACGCGGACATGGAACTCGCCGATGAAGCCCGCCAGTGGATTGCGCACACCGACAAGCTCGCCGCCCACGCCGACGATGACGGCATCGTCTGCCTGCCCGCCGTGCGCGGTGAAAAGCCCGCCCATGAACGCCTGCTGGCACTGCTCATCGACGCCTGGGAAACCGTCACCCCCGGCAGCTGGAAAGCCTCCACCCTCGACCGCCTGCTGCTTGATGCCGACTGCGCCGGCAAGAGTCTGGAAGTGTGGCTGCGCGAGAAGTTTTTTGAACAGCACGCCAAGCGCTTCCAACACCGCCCCTTCATCTGGCATGTGTGGGACGGCCTCAAGGACGGCTTCGGCGCGCTGGTCAATTATCACAAGCTCGACGCCCGCAACCTGGAACGCCTCATCCACACCTACCTGGGCGACTGGCTTCGCATCCAGGAAGCGGGCGTGGCCAGCGGCCTCGACGGTGCCCCGCAACGCCTCGCCGCCGCGCAGGCGCTGAAGAAAAAGCTCGAAGCCATCCTCGAAGGCGAAGCGCCCTACGACATCTTCGTGCGCTGGAAGCCGCTCGCCGAACAGCCCATCGGCTGGAACCCCGACCTCAACGACGGCGTGCGCCTCAACATCCGCCCATGGATGACGGCCGGCGTACTGCGCCACAACAAGAAGCCCAAGCTCAACATCGCCTGGGACAAGGACCGCGGCAAGGACGTGGAAAGTGCGCCGTGGTTCCACAAGTTCAATGGCGACCGCATCAATGACCATCATCTGACGCTGGCGCAGAAGCGGGCGGCACGGGCTACTGCGACCTAG
- the brxC gene encoding BREX system P-loop protein BrxC, translating to MLNRDIYVKSPEQNRLANNGVAEVSEDHSAAALEVLRYELETFVCDGQYAKGIETILSTFLRNLGTKSEQPGVWISGFYGSGKSHLAKMLRALWTDLQLPGGASARGLAHLPDAVADQLKELSTEGKRNGGLHAAAGKLGAGAGDNVRLALLGIIFKSKGLPEQFAQARFVMWLKHEGLLDAVQSNLEAAGRSFTQELPHLYVSNHLSKALLQASPKMAESESALRQLIKAQFPQVTDVTNDEMVAAIQGALSEGGKFPLTLVVLDEVQQYIGSDAEKAYKVQEVTESLSKHFNGQLLFVGTGQSALSGMPNLQRLMGRFPVQVTLGDWDVENVTRKIILAKKSTAQPEIDRVWRDNLGEISRHLRGTKLEHVTDDEAVITADYPILPVRRRFWENILRTIDATGTVAQLRSQLRVVHEAALETAERPLGHVVSGDFLYDQIAANLVSTAQLSREIFEGVQKFAAGDASSQLKARLLKLIYLINKLPAEKALTIGLKPTEDVLADLLVTDLKGGSTELRRTIPALLDELQEKDHLVMALDGPNGAEYHLQTRESSAWYDEFRSQESQLKASPQNVEVKRAEFFKARFRAVLSKVRAVQGSAPEVRTLSACFDEALPKDHDKALYLWIQDEWQTDQKSVIAEARMKSAENPTLFAYMPAQSKTDLANAIVTLEAAKATLSRKGTPNTEEGRNAQRSMESRQRNAEKEIETLLNTLFAGVRVFQAGGQEVTQGNDLAERLNAAVKSSVIRLYREFDIADQKGWDKVLDEARKGNAEAMRAINHLQEPKSHPVCQKILGFLGAGKKGADIRENFESPPYGWPRDTIDGALYILLATGELKARDLAHKAVDAKSLERSKLTQAFFEPESVNITPIQKIKIRTLFQNLGIGCQPGEELAKAPAFITKLKSLAAAAGGLAPQPEPPSPAAITALEQASGNGLLLEFVSKADELTTLAKQWEQTAQLIQKRQQLWNQLTALLDHAKSLSPYAELKAEVAAISAQRSLLAEPDPVRPVLERTTETLRKALTAKLDGYSDEFEAQMAQLEADSNWQKLDGEKHAELIRAHHIDSPASLDLSTAEKLSDALDECDLQRWIERTQALTTRFAAVRMDAAKLLKPNVVQVKLPQRTLNDANEVRAWLFEVERLLLEKIEQGPIAL from the coding sequence GTGCTGAACCGTGACATCTACGTCAAATCCCCCGAGCAAAACCGGCTGGCCAACAATGGTGTCGCCGAAGTCTCCGAAGACCACTCTGCCGCCGCCCTCGAGGTGCTGCGTTACGAGCTCGAAACCTTCGTGTGCGATGGACAGTACGCGAAGGGCATCGAGACCATCCTCTCGACCTTCCTGCGCAACCTGGGCACCAAGTCCGAACAGCCTGGGGTGTGGATTTCCGGCTTCTACGGCTCGGGTAAGTCTCACCTGGCGAAGATGCTGCGTGCGCTGTGGACCGACCTGCAGCTGCCTGGCGGCGCCTCGGCGCGTGGCCTGGCGCACCTTCCCGACGCGGTCGCAGACCAGCTCAAGGAGCTGAGTACCGAAGGCAAGCGCAACGGCGGGCTGCATGCGGCAGCCGGCAAGCTCGGTGCCGGGGCAGGGGACAACGTGCGCCTGGCGCTGCTGGGCATCATCTTTAAGTCGAAGGGCTTGCCCGAGCAGTTCGCACAGGCACGCTTCGTGATGTGGCTCAAGCACGAGGGGCTGCTCGATGCGGTGCAGTCCAACCTGGAGGCGGCGGGCCGCAGCTTCACGCAGGAGCTCCCGCACCTCTACGTCTCCAATCACCTGTCGAAAGCCCTGCTGCAGGCCAGCCCGAAGATGGCCGAGAGCGAATCGGCGCTGCGACAGCTCATCAAGGCCCAGTTCCCACAGGTCACGGACGTTACCAACGACGAGATGGTCGCTGCCATCCAGGGCGCTCTGTCGGAAGGTGGCAAGTTCCCGCTAACGCTGGTTGTACTTGACGAGGTACAACAGTACATCGGTTCCGACGCCGAGAAGGCCTACAAGGTGCAGGAGGTGACCGAGTCGCTTTCCAAGCACTTCAACGGCCAGTTGTTGTTCGTCGGCACCGGCCAATCGGCCCTTTCCGGAATGCCCAACCTGCAGCGCCTGATGGGCCGCTTCCCGGTGCAGGTCACGCTGGGCGACTGGGACGTCGAGAACGTCACCCGCAAAATCATCCTCGCCAAGAAGTCGACCGCCCAGCCCGAAATTGACCGCGTTTGGCGCGACAACCTGGGTGAAATCTCCCGACACCTGCGCGGCACCAAGCTCGAACACGTCACCGACGACGAAGCGGTCATCACCGCCGACTACCCCATCCTGCCTGTGCGTCGCCGTTTCTGGGAAAACATCCTGCGCACCATCGACGCCACCGGCACCGTCGCCCAGCTTCGCAGCCAGCTCCGCGTGGTGCATGAAGCCGCCCTGGAAACTGCTGAGCGGCCTCTAGGTCACGTGGTCTCGGGCGATTTCCTGTACGACCAGATTGCCGCCAACCTGGTCTCCACCGCCCAGTTGTCCCGGGAAATCTTCGAGGGCGTGCAGAAGTTCGCTGCCGGTGACGCCTCGTCCCAGCTCAAGGCTCGGCTGCTCAAGCTCATCTATCTCATCAACAAGCTCCCCGCGGAGAAGGCGCTCACCATCGGCCTAAAGCCGACTGAGGACGTGCTGGCCGATTTGCTGGTCACCGACCTGAAGGGTGGTTCGACAGAGCTGCGCCGAACCATTCCTGCTCTGCTCGATGAGCTTCAGGAGAAAGACCACCTGGTAATGGCGCTCGATGGCCCCAATGGCGCCGAGTACCACCTGCAGACCCGCGAATCGAGCGCCTGGTACGATGAGTTTCGCTCCCAGGAGTCCCAGCTCAAGGCTTCGCCACAGAACGTTGAGGTCAAGCGTGCGGAGTTCTTCAAGGCGCGCTTCCGTGCCGTGTTGAGCAAGGTGCGCGCGGTCCAGGGCTCGGCGCCCGAGGTGCGCACGCTCTCGGCCTGCTTCGACGAAGCCTTGCCGAAAGACCACGACAAGGCGCTTTACCTCTGGATTCAGGATGAGTGGCAGACCGACCAGAAATCCGTCATCGCCGAAGCGCGCATGAAAAGCGCGGAGAACCCGACGCTCTTCGCCTACATGCCAGCGCAGAGCAAGACCGACCTTGCCAACGCCATCGTTACCCTGGAAGCCGCCAAGGCCACGCTCAGCCGCAAGGGCACGCCCAACACCGAGGAAGGCCGTAACGCGCAGCGGTCGATGGAAAGCCGTCAGCGCAATGCCGAGAAGGAAATCGAGACCCTGCTCAACACCTTGTTTGCGGGCGTTCGCGTGTTTCAGGCCGGCGGTCAGGAGGTCACCCAAGGTAACGACCTGGCCGAGCGCCTCAATGCTGCAGTTAAGTCCTCAGTCATCCGTCTGTATCGCGAGTTCGACATCGCTGACCAGAAGGGTTGGGACAAGGTGCTGGACGAGGCCCGCAAGGGCAACGCCGAAGCCATGCGCGCCATCAACCATCTGCAGGAGCCCAAGTCCCACCCGGTGTGCCAGAAGATTCTCGGCTTCCTGGGAGCGGGTAAGAAAGGCGCCGACATCCGCGAGAATTTCGAATCGCCCCCGTACGGCTGGCCGCGCGACACAATCGACGGCGCGCTCTACATCCTGCTCGCCACCGGCGAACTCAAGGCACGCGACCTCGCGCACAAGGCGGTCGACGCCAAATCGCTGGAGCGCAGCAAGCTCACCCAGGCCTTTTTTGAGCCGGAATCCGTCAACATCACCCCCATCCAGAAAATCAAGATTCGCACGCTGTTCCAGAATCTGGGCATCGGCTGCCAACCGGGCGAGGAACTGGCCAAGGCGCCCGCTTTCATTACCAAGCTCAAGTCCCTGGCCGCGGCAGCCGGCGGCCTCGCACCGCAGCCCGAACCGCCCAGCCCTGCAGCCATCACCGCTCTCGAACAGGCGAGTGGCAATGGTCTTTTGCTGGAGTTCGTTTCCAAGGCCGATGAACTCACTACCTTGGCAAAACAGTGGGAGCAAACCGCTCAGCTCATTCAGAAGCGCCAGCAGCTCTGGAACCAGCTCACTGCCCTCCTGGACCACGCCAAGTCGCTCAGCCCCTATGCCGAGCTGAAGGCCGAGGTCGCAGCCATCTCCGCGCAGCGCAGCCTGCTGGCCGAGCCAGACCCGGTCCGACCGGTACTGGAGCGCACCACCGAAACCCTGCGTAAGGCCCTTACCGCCAAGCTCGACGGCTACAGCGATGAGTTTGAGGCACAGATGGCGCAGCTTGAAGCCGACAGTAACTGGCAAAAGCTCGACGGCGAGAAGCACGCCGAGCTGATACGCGCTCACCACATCGATTCGCCCGCCAGTCTTGACCTCTCCACCGCAGAGAAGCTCTCGGATGCGCTGGATGAGTGCGACCTGCAGCGCTGGATAGAGCGCACTCAGGCCCTGACCACCCGCTTCGCTGCGGTGCGGATGGATGCCGCCAAGCTCCTCAAGCCGAATGTCGTCCAGGTGAAGCTGCCACAGCGAACGTTGAACGATGCGAATGAGGTGAGAGCTTGGCTATTTGAGGTTGAGAGACTTCTACTTGAGAAGATTGAGCAGGGGCCTATCGCGCTATGA